A region of Candidatus Hydrogenedens sp. DNA encodes the following proteins:
- a CDS encoding glycine--tRNA ligase yields the protein MITHLHERNAKVEKIVNLCKRRGLIFQSSEIYGGINGFWDYGPLGVELKKNLKDDWWYVFVQTREDMLGLDASIIMHPDTWVASGHVAEFHDMLVDCKSCKKRFRADHIEGDRCPECGGELTEPRAFNSMLRTRIGVSDDTAVDTYLRPETCQSIFVDFKQIYSTSRVKVPFGIAQIGKSFRNEVNPRNFIFRSREFEQMEIEFFCREEEEEKWFERWQEWIWQWYLDIGIRENKLRWYEHPKESLAHYSKRTVDIEYEFPFGWGELQGLANRGKFDLTQHSNYSKKDLSYFDPEKNERYIPTVIEPSAGVDRTILAVLCDAYDEEMVEGELRIVLRLHPRLAPIKAGIFPLVKKHGLAEIATDLEKKLRKKFITFYDDSGAIGRRYRRMDEVGTPFCITVDFQTKEDGTVTIRERDAMTQVRLPMEDVAGFIEKHITHERT from the coding sequence ATGATTACCCACCTACATGAAAGGAATGCGAAAGTGGAAAAAATTGTAAATCTTTGTAAAAGAAGAGGTTTAATTTTTCAGTCCAGTGAGATTTATGGAGGTATCAATGGATTTTGGGATTATGGTCCATTAGGGGTTGAACTGAAAAAGAACTTAAAAGATGATTGGTGGTATGTGTTTGTTCAAACAAGAGAAGACATGCTTGGCTTGGATGCCAGTATTATAATGCACCCAGATACTTGGGTAGCCAGTGGTCATGTTGCTGAGTTTCATGACATGTTGGTTGATTGTAAATCATGCAAGAAACGATTCCGTGCTGACCATATTGAAGGTGACCGTTGTCCAGAATGTGGTGGAGAATTAACAGAACCACGTGCATTTAACAGTATGTTAAGAACACGGATTGGGGTGAGTGATGATACCGCTGTGGATACTTATCTTCGACCTGAGACCTGCCAATCTATTTTTGTGGATTTTAAGCAAATATATAGTACCAGCCGTGTTAAAGTCCCATTTGGTATTGCACAAATAGGTAAAAGCTTTAGAAATGAAGTAAATCCACGAAACTTTATTTTTAGGAGCCGTGAATTTGAACAGATGGAAATTGAATTTTTCTGCAGGGAAGAGGAAGAAGAAAAGTGGTTTGAACGTTGGCAGGAATGGATTTGGCAATGGTATTTGGATATTGGTATTCGAGAGAATAAACTCCGCTGGTATGAACATCCAAAGGAGTCTTTAGCACATTACTCTAAGAGAACAGTTGATATCGAATATGAATTCCCATTTGGATGGGGTGAACTCCAAGGGTTAGCTAATCGTGGCAAATTTGATTTAACACAGCACTCAAACTATTCAAAAAAAGACCTTTCATATTTCGACCCTGAAAAAAATGAGAGATATATTCCCACAGTGATAGAGCCATCAGCTGGTGTGGATAGAACTATATTGGCAGTGTTGTGTGATGCTTACGATGAAGAAATGGTAGAAGGAGAATTACGTATAGTACTTCGACTCCATCCACGTCTGGCTCCTATTAAGGCAGGTATTTTTCCATTAGTTAAAAAACATGGACTGGCTGAAATTGCTACAGACCTTGAGAAAAAATTGCGTAAAAAGTTTATAACATTTTATGATGATTCTGGTGCCATCGGACGAAGATACCGCCGAATGGATGAAGTCGGAACCCCATTCTGTATTACGGTTGATTTTCAGACTAAAGAAGATGGAACCGTAACTATTCGTGAACGTGATGCAATGACACAAGTTCGACTACCTATGGAAGATGTTGCAGGTTTTATAGAAAAACACATTACTCATGAACGCACATAG
- a CDS encoding glycoside hydrolase family 2 TIM barrel-domain containing protein: MFPNRQKFNLDGIWTVVPDPNQQGEAEEWFNTPPLGHGIEIQVPQIEPIPPQFNPITTTLWYFREFEIQEIPDNKLLFLYLSNVNFSASLWLNNNYIGKHLGGAFSPFQIHITKYIKPGKNFLAIKLSPFSKIEETYHKFIYDSSWLNYPGIWGDVYLEQRDLFYIQKVCVRSDIMGKMLIINAHTNQKGGTYTVKIPELGVDIKHHLPKIVIPLKKFDLWDPDSPILYDITVEYQNENNSDLAKVKFGMRDFSVRQNYFIFNFKPFFVKALDFDWNYKDINTDSLSEKIIRENLLIVKKLGYNFLFTHGKPLPNKVLTLCDEIGILVSETPSLKYSQNHHKWQKVVEREIDEIVTNQINHPSLVWFQIEDASETPEPKSLIHFFRKIDRSRFISIQHKDSGNNDTFCFCPPYKVDLSPMKYISIKPQQYTNNATRLFLEHVCNDNILHFAVKSIDNVISENECDKNAKGNILEKYYLQIKQGFEERDLNLSLNSFENLLEQIKEIYLSNIQTYIDTCYQHRKIAGHCISTLNRPLFLEAESLLDTFKNSTELLQKFSSLNNNLRISLSLEKQNLTQGEESPVVISLPRLDNKIFINSDADESEIQVGLTVQILSPANQVLWKKKKKNIKIKKDTTDLWQGDISGSSNIGNHLLVAQLSIDNNVVSEVKLDYYVAPTPTPIKIPVEIIDPTNYYEKICSEWIDQNGEIPHIYILPPISNTIFGYPDKEILMMLEQVRYGAIGIVFSPPDDWNRLKEIFPDCPEFTTIDLNNYPDCSHFHYVKPHPIFLNLPNRCLMKKPFNNIISSKVIAEKGDEDICGCVVFPHQDEIEPFWANDILVQRYGIGKLVFTHLHILENISIDPLATHIFTNMATYFSRRAIPSEEPLPIPQSSVEWFRSERDKYFRKWLVIGEFPIPKSEEDTYYPSFKNTNLSESFYGKYGVNTWKPWYTNKKNNHFLNFHQALTIPLHPSYLEQDNGIAFAFAEFNYEDNKEVIVQVKTTNRIKLWLNNSKIIENPIHSNEVQILEAKVTLKRWKNNIFIECVKEKGNHGFSIQFYDTKRNQLDINW; this comes from the coding sequence ATGTTTCCGAATCGACAAAAATTTAATCTTGATGGTATCTGGACTGTTGTTCCTGACCCTAATCAACAGGGTGAGGCAGAAGAATGGTTTAATACCCCACCTTTGGGACACGGTATAGAAATCCAAGTTCCACAAATAGAACCTATCCCACCTCAATTTAATCCTATAACAACAACCTTATGGTACTTTAGAGAATTTGAAATTCAAGAAATACCAGATAATAAACTACTTTTCCTTTATTTAAGTAATGTTAACTTCTCAGCATCTCTGTGGCTTAATAACAATTATATTGGTAAACATTTAGGCGGAGCATTTTCACCTTTTCAAATACATATTACAAAATATATAAAGCCAGGAAAGAATTTTCTTGCTATTAAATTGTCTCCTTTTTCAAAAATTGAAGAAACGTACCATAAATTCATCTATGATTCTTCATGGTTGAATTATCCTGGGATTTGGGGGGATGTCTATTTAGAGCAAAGAGATTTGTTCTATATTCAAAAGGTCTGTGTCAGGTCAGATATTATGGGCAAAATGCTAATCATAAATGCCCATACAAATCAAAAAGGAGGTACTTACACAGTTAAAATTCCAGAATTAGGCGTCGATATTAAACATCATCTCCCAAAGATTGTAATACCCTTAAAAAAATTTGACTTATGGGATCCAGATTCACCGATTTTGTATGACATAACTGTAGAATACCAAAATGAAAATAACTCTGATTTAGCCAAGGTTAAATTCGGAATGAGGGATTTTAGTGTTCGTCAAAATTATTTCATTTTTAACTTCAAGCCATTTTTTGTAAAAGCCTTAGACTTTGATTGGAACTATAAAGATATAAACACAGACTCATTGTCAGAAAAAATAATCAGAGAGAATCTATTAATCGTTAAGAAATTGGGATATAATTTTCTATTCACCCATGGCAAACCTCTACCTAATAAGGTCTTAACTCTCTGTGATGAGATTGGCATTTTAGTTTCAGAAACACCCTCGTTAAAATATTCTCAAAACCACCATAAATGGCAAAAAGTAGTAGAACGTGAAATAGATGAAATTGTAACAAATCAAATAAATCATCCTTCTCTGGTTTGGTTTCAAATAGAAGATGCATCAGAGACACCAGAGCCAAAATCACTTATCCATTTCTTTAGAAAAATTGACCGTAGTAGATTTATTAGCATCCAACATAAAGATTCGGGAAATAATGATACGTTTTGTTTTTGCCCACCCTATAAAGTTGATTTATCTCCAATGAAATACATTTCCATTAAACCTCAGCAATACACAAATAATGCGACACGATTATTTTTAGAGCATGTTTGTAATGATAACATATTACATTTTGCTGTAAAGAGTATTGATAACGTCATTTCAGAAAATGAATGTGATAAAAATGCAAAAGGGAATATACTCGAAAAATATTATCTACAAATCAAACAAGGGTTTGAAGAAAGAGACCTGAACTTATCTTTAAATTCTTTTGAAAATTTGCTTGAACAAATCAAAGAGATTTATTTGTCAAATATTCAAACGTATATAGATACTTGTTATCAGCATAGGAAAATTGCAGGGCATTGTATTTCTACTTTAAATCGACCATTATTTTTAGAAGCTGAATCCTTATTAGACACATTTAAGAACTCAACCGAGCTCCTACAGAAATTTTCCTCACTAAATAATAATCTTCGTATTTCCTTATCATTGGAAAAACAAAATCTTACTCAGGGAGAAGAATCCCCAGTTGTTATATCATTACCCCGCTTAGATAATAAAATTTTTATAAATTCTGATGCAGATGAGTCCGAAATTCAAGTTGGATTAACTGTTCAGATTCTAAGCCCAGCAAATCAAGTGTTATGGAAGAAGAAAAAAAAGAATATCAAAATTAAAAAAGACACCACAGATTTATGGCAAGGGGACATTTCAGGGTCAAGTAATATTGGGAATCATTTATTAGTTGCTCAACTATCAATAGATAATAACGTTGTTTCGGAAGTAAAACTTGACTATTATGTAGCACCTACACCTACACCTATTAAAATACCAGTTGAAATAATAGATCCTACAAATTATTATGAAAAAATTTGTTCTGAATGGATAGACCAAAATGGAGAAATCCCTCATATTTATATTCTACCTCCAATCTCTAATACTATTTTTGGCTATCCCGATAAAGAGATTCTAATGATGTTAGAACAAGTTCGGTATGGAGCCATTGGGATTGTCTTTTCTCCACCTGATGATTGGAATAGGCTAAAGGAAATTTTCCCTGACTGTCCAGAATTTACAACAATAGACTTAAACAACTACCCCGATTGCAGTCATTTTCACTATGTCAAACCACATCCTATCTTTTTAAACCTACCTAATCGATGTCTTATGAAAAAACCTTTTAATAACATAATTTCATCTAAGGTCATTGCAGAAAAAGGCGATGAGGATATATGTGGTTGTGTTGTTTTCCCACATCAAGATGAAATAGAACCTTTCTGGGCTAATGACATACTGGTCCAACGTTACGGAATTGGAAAACTTGTATTCACTCATCTGCATATTTTAGAAAACATTTCCATTGACCCATTGGCTACTCATATCTTTACAAATATGGCAACTTATTTTTCGAGAAGGGCTATACCTTCAGAAGAACCTTTACCTATTCCACAATCTTCGGTGGAGTGGTTTAGGTCGGAAAGAGATAAATATTTCCGTAAATGGTTGGTTATTGGAGAATTTCCCATACCCAAAAGTGAAGAAGATACCTATTATCCTTCATTCAAAAATACAAATTTGTCAGAATCTTTTTACGGCAAATATGGCGTGAATACATGGAAGCCATGGTATACAAACAAGAAAAATAATCATTTCCTTAACTTCCATCAAGCTCTTACAATTCCATTACATCCTTCTTACCTCGAACAAGATAACGGTATTGCGTTCGCTTTTGCGGAATTTAATTATGAGGATAATAAGGAGGTTATTGTTCAGGTTAAGACTACTAACCGAATAAAATTATGGCTCAATAATTCTAAAATAATTGAAAACCCAATCCATTCGAACGAAGTCCAAATTCTTGAAGCTAAGGTGACACTTAAACGATGGAAAAACAATATTTTTATTGAGTGTGTCAAGGAAAAAGGAAATCATGGGTTTTCAATTCAGTTCTACGATACAAAAAGAAACCAGTTGGATATAAACTGGTAA
- a CDS encoding methyltransferase domain-containing protein, whose amino-acid sequence MELFDTCADNYDQFRTGSAPYLFTVISLLKRFKINSLLDLGCGTGNLYYQLSPHWKGKYIGLDISLKMLRKAQEKRLPANWVHADVHDIPCSDNSFDAISGIYVLHLLDSLPKMVSECRRVLKHGWVLFVSAPHLFIKNHPLNQFFPSFSEIDIQRFPKEEDIVNMLMEAGFYNIHQEYYISVRDWLSEEYLQKISSKFISTLRLIPQNEFEEGLIKMKEEVLKNKSPKRIPWESVLIVGFCD is encoded by the coding sequence ATGGAATTATTTGATACATGTGCTGATAACTATGACCAATTTCGCACAGGAAGTGCTCCTTATCTTTTTACAGTTATATCTCTCTTAAAACGATTTAAAATCAATTCTTTACTCGATTTAGGTTGTGGAACAGGAAACCTTTATTATCAACTCTCTCCGCATTGGAAAGGCAAATATATTGGACTTGATATTTCATTAAAAATGCTGAGAAAGGCACAAGAAAAACGACTTCCTGCAAATTGGGTTCATGCTGATGTACATGATATTCCATGTTCTGACAATTCCTTTGATGCAATTTCAGGAATTTATGTTTTACACCTGTTAGATAGCCTTCCCAAAATGGTATCAGAATGCCGAAGGGTATTAAAACATGGTTGGGTACTTTTCGTTTCTGCTCCTCATCTTTTTATCAAAAATCACCCTTTAAATCAGTTTTTCCCCAGTTTTTCCGAAATAGATATTCAACGTTTTCCGAAAGAGGAGGATATTGTAAACATGCTTATGGAGGCAGGTTTTTATAATATTCATCAAGAATATTATATATCAGTTAGAGATTGGTTATCAGAAGAATATCTGCAAAAAATTAGTTCGAAATTTATTTCAACATTACGACTCATTCCACAAAATGAATTTGAAGAGGGACTTATTAAAATGAAAGAGGAAGTATTAAAAAATAAGTCACCAAAACGTATTCCTTGGGAAAGTGTTTTAATTGTAGGATTTTGTGATTAA